GATTCACCATTCCTCGTCCTGTAAGTAGCCAAAAGACTAATCATGCAGAGACTCTTTCTAAACTTCAGGACAAAGATGCTCATAGTTAATATTGGATGTTTTTGCAGAGAATGCCAGTGTGGTTGAGATGGTTCCCGTACGTTAGTCCAGCGTGGTGGGGGCTGTATGGATTGACTATATCTCAGTACGGAGATGTGGAGACGAGGCTTGATACTGGTGAGACGGTGAAAGAGTTCATGAAGAACTATTATGGTTATGAACATGACTTCTTATGGAAGGTCTCACTTGTCCTCATCTCCTTCTGTTTGCTCTTTGCCTTTATCTATGCTCTCTCGGTTAAGACTCTCAACTTCCAAAAGAGGTGAGCCTTTGCTATACCTCCATTAGAAGCTTGCCCTAAGTTCAACTTTCTTTCTCTACAAGCAAGGTCGAAATTGAGATTTTGGGGATTATCGATATTTTctatataacttttatttaaaaaaaaaaaatcataatttaaagGCCTATGCCTATATAAAAACCCTTCAAAAATTTTAGGGGCCAAAGCTAATGTTTCATAGGGCTGTGGCTAGCTAGATCTGGCCCTATCTACAAATTATCTAATGTATACCTCCACTGATTTGATAAATAGTCTAAAGATTTATGTATTACATGTGAGAAACCATAAGAGAAATTGGTAAAAAGATTAGTAAACATTATTCTTTGTatcttttaatcattttattacaCTTCCAATATTCAAATTCTCAAATAAACATGCAAAAGTTTAGAAAACTCATACCTCAAGCTTAAGAAACTTAGTGATGACTCCCATCATTTCACCACCATGGAAACGACCAAGACACCCTCTCGCAGCCGCAATCTCACTCAACTCCGCAACTGAATCACCACCAACCGCCGTAGGAGTCTCCTTCCTCCCACCGTCTTCCTCTTTTCCGGCAACATCTTCGCCACACTCCACAACCGTTGGAAGTGGAAAAGGTTCCAAAGACGTCTCCAACAGCGCTGATTCTCCTCCAACCGCACTCACAAACTCTCTCAACCGGCACATCGTGAACGGAACCGGCTCGAAGCTGTGGTCTCCGTACTCAACCGGAGTAGAATGATCACCGGTCACACACAAGAAGTACTGGTAATCACTACAAGACTCAGCTTGCCACAGAAGCTTAGCGAGCTGACGTATGGCCTTATCAACAGCCTCCAAGCCCTTGACTTTGAACATCGTGGCCTTATCATGACCAGCATCATCTATAGCCTTTATGTGAAGGAAGCCAAAGTCATAACCACCTGACCTTCCCGGTTTATGCCCGTCCTCTCCCGGGACAAAGACATTAGGACAAGGGCTCAAAGGAGCTGAGAGTGCGTTAGCTATAGCAACCGCTTTCGATGTGAGAAGCGTCCTGTAATCACCAGTGGCTCCTGGAGCTTCTAGAATGTCGATGCCGAGGGACATACCAAGTCCTGCTATGATCTTTGTTGGTGCTACCATACAAGGCCACAAACCATGCTTCTCTTCGAAAGGAGGAACCTCTATTCGAATGCCACAGCCTCTTAGAAGGACGAGGTTAGCTATGTTCTTGCCTTGTGCAAGCCTCTTTGCGTTAACCGGGTGGGTAACAAGAATGCGTGATATCTCCTTGGACAGTTCGTTAACAACGTTAGCTGTGTGGTTAGCTTCTTCTGATTCATCCAGAGGTTTAGCTTGGAGAAGTAAACGGTTATCCTTCAAAGGGTCTGTTCCTGAGATGTTCCCACTGAGCTTTGGTCCTTTTACAACCACTCCACATCTGTGTTCCGTTGCATATCTGTTACACAAAGATCTTTGCTTTAGCACAAAACCAAAACATCATGAAAGAGACTTAGTAACGGTACACTTAGCACCTGACTCTCACTTCATACTCAGGGAAAGAAGGAAGCTTCATTCCATCAAGAGCTGCACAAAGTATAGGCCCTTCTTCTTCGAAATGCCGGTCAGCTCTTCGACTAACAACAATGCCAGTTTCCTCATCCAACGTCGCGAAATTAGACTGCACAATATCAAACTCAGTATTCTAAATCGGTCCCTCTAGTATGAACGAAAcgattttttttcaaaccacTTTTTAAATCTGCTTacgcatttaaaaaaaaattggtctagACGCCCGCCTAAACAATAATCCTCTATAAGACGCCTAAACACCGCCACCTTCCTAccgatttcttgaacattgatgAAACCTACAAGAAGAATCTACAAGAGATGGGCCATACCTTGAAAGCTATATCACCTGGTGACATTGCTAACCCTGCACCCATTGACTCAAACGCGCCGCGTCCTCTGTAGTACACTCTGGGGTCATAACCCATCAGAGAGAGGTGAGCAGTGTCACTACCGCATCCCAACCCAACTTCCACTGGATCCATTAGACCGTTGATTCCAGCTGATGCGATTGCGTCGAGATTTGGTATGTTAGCTGCTTGCAGAGGAGTTTTGTAGCCTAATTTAGGTATTGAGACATCTCCCAAACCATCGATCAGGACAAAAGCAACTCTCTTTTTGACTTCTTCATCACCTTGTTCCATCTCTGCTACCTTTTTTATAGAATCCAACATCACAAAAAGACTTGATCTTTAGAATTGAACATCACAAAAGACTCGATCTTTAGGATTCAACATCACAAAGACTtgattttttattgttgtttacaATATCTCAAATCATCATGCAGAGATGAAACTAAGGTACAGCCACGAATACACACAAAGACAGAGTGATTAACAAAAACTTAGGAAGCAAATTCCAATAGAGAGTAGAGTCGTTGCATGATCCGAAAGTTTCGTTACCTGACAAAAGAGAGAACTGATCTTCAAAGAATGTAATTCTATTGCAGCAATGCATCATCACTTTGTGTTTCAGATTGCTTTTTGTCTTAAGAATCTctttttacaaaagaaaagatttttttaaattaacccAAACCGGATCAGAGCATACAATTGACCggtttagaatgaacaagcgtTCCAAAACCTGGTGACTAGGGTTTTTGATAATATGGACATAATAAGATGGGCCAGTATAACAACTCTAAGCTAGATTATTAATCAGATATTTTTGCTTAGGCCCATCACTTTATTGGGTCGCCAGGATATAGAATTGCTAcatgtaattatatttaaatacacCAACAAATAATGTATGATtgacacacacacaaaaaaatagcAAACCatatttggaatattttgtGAAAAGCCGTAAAATAGGAAGCCAGAAATCAAATTTACACAAAGATAAACCTGATCCAAACAATGAAATTGATCAGTTAACAAGCGTAGAAATTACCTTGACAATTTGTAGATAAATTCATTTCTAAAGAGTTTGTATTggttaattatgttattttggTGGATTaacttattttgtatatatcaaTATTCATCTTTAATTATACGCTAACATTTGTATAATGgcaaagaaataaataatcaaGTCAAACTGACAAATCGAGATGACTTGTTTCATGCTAGCTAGTCTCGATTTCTTTGATTTACGATATCCTCATTGTGGGAGAAAAAAATTGCAGATGTGTATATGTATGAAGTGCTCAAGTTGCACCACTCATTCTCCACTAAACAATTGTTGACCTATGACCTAtacaaatatgtttatatatttcaaaataattggTTGGCACTTTTTCTATGtttataaagataaaaaaaaattccaggTTTGCTTGTTACAAGATATTGATGTTGTGATATCTTCGTTTTTATTCAGTCGAACAAATAAGTTGTTAACCATCAACGTGCAAAGTGAAAGTATATTACTTTACCTAACTAACACTTCCTTTGTCGGGAGTAGCTTTTTTCCACGGGTTTGTTTGAATTCTGATGTTGCAATAGTTAGCTGCATCTCAAGACCAAATAGTTTTACCAAAGTTTCTAGGTGAAAGACCGAATACCATTATTATTCTTGGTGTTTCAAACAATAGCCTCTCTGTAAACACGTCTAGATATTTTATCATATTCATCATTTAATTCATTTAGTATATAACCTATTTGACTTTTAATTACTTTATTGGCTTAGAGTTATAAATAGTCAAACTGATCATGCATTACTCATACTATTTTACGCGTcttattgaatatttttcttatacacAGAAGTATATTCTAACTACGTCCATATAATAGTAATACATATACATTTGTGAAGTTGATATACAGCTCTAAATATAATGAAATGATATGGggaatgcatatatataaatgttgtacagctatatagtttaataatttGCGAAGTTTCCAACATTGTTGGCATCTACTCATTGTTGACTCATCACGATTAAATTAATTTGGCAGCTCATGGGCAGTCTTTTTCATTATTCTAAAAACCTTCGGCATGTGGGTTTCGAAAGGACTCAACTTGTTGCATTCACTATCCCCCTATTAAAGTAAAAAGTACTGCATATATTCACACTAGGTCCCTAGTGACCCCGAAAGATACTACACAACAGAAAAATGTATaagacttcttttttttttttttgaacacaaacaTGTATAAGACTACAATTGTAAAATACTACTCCGTAAAGAGATAGCTGTCCAAGAAAAATTATGATACCTAGCTGTTAAATGTATGCGCTCGCAGCTCTCCATTTAtcttattgttttctttttaatatggtTCGTGTTTATATAGATAGTCACATATTTGCTATATAGTATACATTTTGTTTCTTAGACCGTTTTCAACTCTCTATTGACGGACGAGGTAAAGCAAGGAGAAAAATAGTGATGATTCACTGAAAAAGACGCACAACACGAAATCGTGAACTTTTTAGTACCATATAGGTCCATGAGACGGACAAATGCTGGAGGTCTATCTTATTAGCATTTGCTCATTAAAAATTGTCGAATTGATCATGTATATCAATAGTTTGATAAAcgtgtaaaaatattttcataagtttattcgtaaagaagaatatatatatatatatatatagttcgaTTTTAATTTGTGTAGATTTGGattcttataaaataaatccTTATTTCAAAGAAATTTATAGTAGTTTGGTTCATATTTGGATATGAATTGTAGATATAAATTTATACTTTAACCTTTATATCAATTATTTTGATCTGATTTGATTTTTCCAAATTGATTAGTTATATGTTTTGAATAAAGGTATCTGAAGATAACAATAATGCAGTCTGATTTACACATCAAACTATAGGAGTAGTTTTAATTCTTGAAATCAACACCATCAAGTTCGTTTACACTTTACTGATACAGTTTGAACAAAAGATTCACTTAACAAATTACTAGTAAAAGGACTACGGATTAACTTAATTTTCATTATTGTTTttgggaaacaaaaaaaaactaaacgaAATTGCATGGAAGGTTGGGCTGGACCAATGAATGGCGGCTACAGCTGGGCAGCTATCGTGTCCAATGCTCACCTAACCTCTTTACTTCCTCACGTGACCCTCTCACCTTCTCCCTTTCCTCAATCTAACGGCTCAAATTACACAATACATGAGCCGTAAACTTGGTAGCACTGCCATTTTGGGGGGGCCAAAGTGGGTACCACTCTATTGCTTTTTGTTTCCTATTGTTTTTGTAAAGATCTGCTTCTGTCAAAGATTCTCTATTGTAGTTTTTAAAAGGTACAAAACTATTCAAATTTTATACTTCCAGTGGTATCTTATCTCTAGCTTTGGTTGGTTCGTCTTCACTATTGCGTCAAGTGGTTTGaaaatttagtttaaattaaGTTATCATTTAGGAAGTAGAATTATCGTACTTAAGTGCTACTTCACTAGCTTTTGTAAAAtcttatttgataaatttttctatttaattatttggtgagaaattaaaattatggaTATATTAGAAGAACAAACAAGTGctatgaaagaagaaaaaaaaactgtaaacaAAAGTTGTATGTTTCCTGTAATTCAGATAAATAACATAATGTTATATTAActtgttattaattatttatcatacTTGTTAAAATTGtgctataaatatattatttttttaacgagtgattaattatgctattacaacagtgataaatattacataaacgaTTTTAtagccgacaattctaccatCATATGAGAATGCACgtctgactgcatcactccaagcCGCCCTATGAGATCCATGTTCGATGATACACtatgcaccatgttgaagaccTCTTGTAACCATTTTTTCTCAATAATCTGCATAATTTGCGTTTTTTGGAGTTTGAACCCTAGACTTCTTGATGTAAAAGTATTAATGAATCATTAGTTAAACCACTGGACTAAGagaacttttatataaataaatatattatttaaaaataaaattttagtagtGGCGtttgtacaaataaaataataaaatttacatttaCTGTATATTTGTATAAATAGAAGGAAAACATGGATGAATCGAAATCGAGATTGTGCTGAAGTAAACCATTTTACTTCAAATCTATTttgggaaaactgtttttttagagcaaaaaaatggtaattatgtccctttagactaatctatattttgtgtcatattttcctataacaccctttaatatttttgaaaataaatttaataaatagttttacaaacaaaaacaatttggaaaaatagtaacttttgataaaatacatatatgaacttagtgatattttttccagttataaaaaagttaaaattataaatttcatattatgttctaaataaagtagaaatgacattctacgaagtagaaaacgaaatccacttttttcattgaatctacaatgtttagaatacgtgatctacgtaaataggagtattctaaaaatatttagaatacacattccgcgcttaacctatcgttctaaaatctttagaaatcaaaatctacacattaatataaatctaaaacacgtagaaactgacttctacagatttactataaatctaaaacatgtagaaatcaaaatctaaacattactataattctaaaaaactgtagaaaccgatttctacatattaattgtattctacggataagaaatcagttcctaaaaatatggaaacaaaatatttgagaatattcacttttatattttgaaaaaaaaatcgattttttttaaaaaaaaataaaaaaacgaaaaaggaacaaaaaaatataaaaaaacaaaaaaagaataaaaactacaatttaagggcattactgccattttaaaaaaaaattagtctaatgGGACATAAAGTAGTATAGATTAGTATAAAAGGACatagttaccttttttttgctctaaaaaaacaattttcccatcTATTTTTAACTATTTACTTTTATTAAGGAGAGAAACTTTGCTGATTAATTCAAATTAGTGATCATTAAGATTCCAAAGATTCCGATTTAGAAAAGTCAAAGATTCAAAGAACAAGTCTAGGTCCTCATGGCTCATGTTGCATCCGATTCACCATCCACTCATCTTTCATATCTTCCTCCACTGTCTCTCTAGAAACAACTCATTTAATTTAGAAAACTCCtttttcaatttagaaatattaaagtTTATCACAATGTATCAATTAAATATTATCCGATGACTCATTCATAGTCAGGACCTTGCTGTCTGTGTCGTCCGTAATTATTATTTcaatacaaaacaaatatatgttCACTCAGAAAATTACGGCGCAATCATCTAATTTTGTGGACCAAAATAAATAGCGTAGCTTCGAGATTTCAAAGTTGTgttcaaatttaattttgatttccGTTCCTCGTATACTCTTTTAtgtatagaaaataataatatccaCTACTAGTAGTTGATAACTAcattacatatattaaaattatgatgtCAAAAGTTCAATCAAAGAGTAAGCAAAAACATAGTTCCTGTTTGTTTCACTGTTTGGGAAAGCATCAGTAACGCAGaagacataattaaaaattaattatatatggtAGTTTTTCTAGATTCTCCACTAAACCTCATTGTGATTGAaaaacaactatatatatatatatatgtatttaaaattaagaaatcattaaaTCGTACCATAATGCAGAAAACTTTATAAGTTCCTATTCTTTTGTCAAGATGAGTAGATGACACATCATGTACCACATAACATAACCATAATGGTGCGATACCATACCAAAACTTAATTtagaaactaattaaaattttggtagTTTAAGATTCCTCCTAAtggttgtcaaaaaaaaaaaaaagattcctcCTAATGCATGgtagaatatatttttgagttaaAATGAAAGTAAAATCTTCAAATTAGTCATAAGGAAATTCTAAAAAACATCGACTTTCTTTATAAAGATCCCATTGTAATTTTAGATGATTAATTTTATCCCAATCCAATTAAGAATTGTACACATCGGCCTCTATATATATCAAACACCTAAAACGTGTACGGTTTTATgttcttctataaatatatgtttgcagtaacaaaataaaacacacatCAAAGCGTTGAGAgaacaaaaaagaagagaggAGAAAAGAGCGATAAATCCGAAAAGCCTAAGAAACATCAAAAgagaataaaaacaatttctttttttgtttcaaaaggAAAATCTTTGAATTTTATGGCAACCCGTCTCCTCCGAACTAACTTTATCCGGCGTCCTTACC
This genomic interval from Brassica napus cultivar Da-Ae chromosome A6, Da-Ae, whole genome shotgun sequence contains the following:
- the LOC125575614 gene encoding probable 2,3-bisphosphoglycerate-independent phosphoglycerate mutase, coding for MEQGDEEVKKRVAFVLIDGLGDVSIPKLGYKTPLQAANIPNLDAIASAGINGLMDPVEVGLGCGSDTAHLSLMGYDPRVYYRGRGAFESMGAGLAMSPGDIAFKSNFATLDEETGIVVSRRADRHFEEEGPILCAALDGMKLPSFPEYEVRVRYATEHRCGVVVKGPKLSGNISGTDPLKDNRLLLQAKPLDESEEANHTANVVNELSKEISRILVTHPVNAKRLAQGKNIANLVLLRGCGIRIEVPPFEEKHGLWPCMVAPTKIIAGLGMSLGIDILEAPGATGDYRTLLTSKAVAIANALSAPLSPCPNVFVPGEDGHKPGRSGGYDFGFLHIKAIDDAGHDKATMFKVKGLEAVDKAIRQLAKLLWQAESCSDYQYFLCVTGDHSTPVEYGDHSFEPVPFTMCRLREFVSAVGGESALLETSLEPFPLPTVVECGEDVAGKEEDGGRKETPTAVGGDSVAELSEIAAARGCLGRFHGGEMMGVITKFLKLEV